Proteins encoded by one window of Clostridium perfringens:
- a CDS encoding sirohydrochlorin cobaltochelatase translates to MKKAILVVSFGTSHLDALNNSIKKIEDSIQENFKEYDVFRSFTSHMIVRKLKEKHNMEVLFPEDALKKLGEEGYEEVIVQPLHIIPGEEFDYIKHMVKEYEPCFKKIEIGRPIFHYEGFESGPDDYSYFVDTMKDLIEKNSPCVFVGHGSAHPSNAVYGCLQSVLIDKDYEDVFVGTVEGYPNFSNVLKKAKKKDIKEITIIPLMVVAGDHAKNDMASDEEDSWKSRFESEGIKANVILKGLGEYEEFGNLYIDRINDVINGTYKGLGETKKKKHRREMK, encoded by the coding sequence ATGAAAAAAGCTATATTAGTAGTAAGTTTTGGAACAAGTCATTTAGACGCATTAAATAATTCTATAAAGAAAATAGAAGATTCAATACAGGAAAACTTTAAAGAATATGATGTTTTTAGAAGTTTTACATCACATATGATAGTAAGAAAACTTAAAGAAAAACATAACATGGAAGTATTATTTCCAGAGGATGCTTTAAAGAAATTAGGAGAGGAAGGATATGAGGAAGTTATAGTTCAACCACTTCATATTATTCCAGGAGAAGAGTTTGATTATATAAAGCATATGGTAAAGGAATATGAACCATGCTTTAAAAAGATAGAAATAGGAAGACCAATATTCCATTATGAAGGTTTTGAATCAGGTCCAGATGATTATTCATATTTCGTAGATACAATGAAAGATTTAATAGAAAAGAATTCTCCATGTGTATTTGTTGGACATGGTAGTGCTCATCCATCAAATGCTGTTTATGGATGTTTACAATCTGTTTTAATAGATAAGGACTATGAAGATGTTTTTGTAGGAACTGTAGAAGGGTATCCTAATTTTTCAAATGTCTTAAAGAAAGCTAAGAAGAAAGATATAAAAGAAATAACAATAATTCCTTTAATGGTTGTAGCTGGAGATCATGCTAAAAATGATATGGCTTCAGATGAAGAAGATTCATGGAAGAGCAGATTTGAAAGTGAAGGAATAAAGGCTAATGTTATTTTAAAAGGCTTAGGAGAATACGAAGAGTTTGGAAATTTATACATAGATAGAATTAATGATGTTATTAATGGTACATATAAAGGACTTGGAGAAACTAAAAAGAAGAAACATAGAAGGGAAATGAAATAA
- the cbiE gene encoding precorrin-6y C5,15-methyltransferase (decarboxylating) subunit CbiE translates to MVKILGLGPGHEDYIIPKVIKELEKSDYIVGFERAISSLKFLNSINDERFKRVKGLKEIIEFLNENKEKRISIVASGDPTFYGITNYICKNYEGEVSIVPGISSFQYLTCRVNKTWNDAFVGSMHGREENFIEVVKENKLSIWLTDKKNTPSELSKRLIENSIECTIYVGENLSYEDENITIGSPREICEKDYGDLSVIIIER, encoded by the coding sequence TTGGTTAAAATATTAGGATTAGGACCAGGCCATGAAGACTATATAATTCCTAAAGTTATTAAGGAACTAGAAAAAAGTGATTATATAGTTGGTTTTGAAAGAGCAATTTCTAGCTTAAAGTTTTTAAATAGTATAAATGATGAAAGATTTAAGAGAGTAAAAGGTTTAAAAGAAATAATAGAATTTCTAAATGAAAATAAGGAAAAGAGGATTTCAATAGTTGCCTCAGGAGATCCAACCTTTTATGGAATTACAAATTATATATGTAAAAATTATGAGGGAGAAGTTTCTATTGTTCCTGGAATAAGTTCTTTTCAATATTTAACATGTAGGGTTAATAAGACTTGGAATGATGCTTTTGTTGGAAGTATGCATGGAAGAGAAGAAAATTTTATAGAAGTTGTGAAGGAAAATAAACTTTCTATTTGGTTAACAGATAAAAAAAATACTCCTTCTGAGCTAAGTAAAAGGTTAATAGAAAATTCTATAGAATGTACTATATATGTTGGAGAAAATCTTTCTTATGAAGATGAAAATATAACAATTGGAAGCCCAAGAGAAATTTGCGAAAAGGATTATGGAGATTTATCTGTAATAATAATTGAAAGATAA
- the cobJ gene encoding precorrin-3B C(17)-methyltransferase, translating into MGKLYVIGIGPGGLDEMTLRAVKAIEESDIIVGYTKYIEMVKDLIKDKEIFKTGMRGEEERCREALELSKDKKVALISTGDSGIYGMAGLILEMRKDENVEIIPGITASSAAGSVLGAPLMHDNCNISLSDLMTPYEDIKKRVRFAAEGDFVISLYNPKSKGRPHYLRECVDIIKEFRGEETPIAVVRNALREGESKEIFTLKDFNDEVVDMFSIVIIGNSKSYIKDGYFVTPRGYKIKK; encoded by the coding sequence ATGGGAAAATTATATGTAATTGGAATTGGACCAGGTGGATTAGATGAAATGACTTTAAGAGCAGTTAAAGCTATTGAAGAATCTGATATAATAGTTGGTTACACTAAATATATAGAAATGGTTAAAGACTTAATAAAAGATAAGGAAATCTTTAAAACTGGTATGCGTGGAGAAGAGGAAAGATGCAGAGAAGCCTTAGAACTTAGCAAAGATAAAAAAGTTGCTTTAATAAGTACTGGAGATTCAGGAATTTATGGTATGGCTGGACTTATCTTAGAGATGAGAAAAGATGAAAATGTTGAAATAATACCTGGTATTACAGCATCTAGTGCAGCAGGATCAGTTTTAGGTGCTCCTTTAATGCATGATAACTGTAACATAAGTTTAAGTGATTTAATGACTCCTTATGAAGATATAAAGAAAAGAGTTCGTTTTGCAGCAGAGGGAGATTTCGTAATTTCTCTTTACAATCCAAAGAGTAAGGGAAGACCACACTATTTAAGAGAGTGTGTTGATATAATTAAGGAATTTAGAGGAGAGGAAACTCCTATAGCAGTTGTTAGAAATGCTTTAAGAGAAGGAGAAAGTAAAGAAATATTTACTTTAAAAGACTTTAATGATGAAGTAGTTGATATGTTCTCAATAGTAATCATAGGAAACTCAAAAAGTTATATTAAAGATGGATATTTTGTAACTCCAAGAGGATATAAAATAAAAAAATAA
- the cbiT gene encoding precorrin-6Y C5,15-methyltransferase (decarboxylating) subunit CbiT, whose product MKFIKDSEFIRGKCPMTKEDIRILTISKLDLDKDSNFLDIGSGTGSITIQASKFIEEGSVFSIERDEEAIRVTKENLKKFNCNNVTLLEGDAIEHMESLSKEIKEEKISKFDSIFIGGSGGGLEKIINISDEILKEDGVLVLNFITLNNAYNAIEFLKKLEYKTEISLVNISKNRENTYMMISNNPIFIVKAFKEEN is encoded by the coding sequence ATGAAGTTTATAAAAGATTCAGAGTTTATAAGAGGAAAATGTCCTATGACAAAAGAGGATATTAGAATCCTTACTATTAGTAAATTAGATTTAGATAAAGATTCTAATTTTTTAGATATAGGAAGTGGAACTGGTAGTATTACTATTCAAGCTTCTAAATTTATAGAAGAGGGATCTGTATTTTCTATAGAAAGAGATGAAGAAGCCATAAGAGTAACTAAGGAGAACTTAAAAAAGTTTAATTGTAATAATGTTACTCTTTTAGAGGGTGATGCTATAGAACATATGGAATCACTTTCAAAGGAAATTAAAGAAGAAAAAATCTCAAAATTTGATTCTATATTTATAGGAGGCTCTGGTGGAGGCCTTGAAAAAATTATAAATATATCAGATGAAATATTAAAAGAGGATGGAGTTTTAGTATTAAACTTTATAACTTTAAACAATGCATATAATGCAATAGAATTTTTAAAGAAATTAGAATATAAAACAGAAATTTCTTTAGTTAACATAAGTAAAAATAGAGAAAATACATACATGATGATTAGCAATAATCCAATTTTTATTGTTAAGGCATTTAAGGAGGAAAATTAA
- the cbiD gene encoding cobalt-precorrin-5B (C(1))-methyltransferase CbiD → MFDMYIESGGKKLRCGYTTGSCAAAAAKAATYMLFNKKDISVIEIDTPKNIKLNLEIQDIQVEKNSISCSIVKDGGDDIDATSGLEIFAKAEEIEEGFELCGGEGVGVVTKEGLFVEKGQPAINPVPREMIKKEVLSVLPKDKGVRITIFVPRGREIAKKTFNPRLGIVDGISILGTTGIVYPMSEEALKESIRIEIRQKAVNNKDLVFVFGNMGERFLRERGYKKDNIVVISNYVGFSIECALAQGIKDLTIVGHIGKLSKIAFGCFNTHSRVSDVRLEVIALELTLMGYDLELVKKVLDQKTSEGAVRLLGEDFPMLYERIGEKVLKRLDIYAYGEANFNILMYYGSKEMKLLYESKNSNLFD, encoded by the coding sequence ATGTTTGATATGTATATAGAAAGCGGTGGAAAGAAACTTAGATGTGGATACACTACAGGGTCTTGTGCAGCAGCTGCTGCTAAAGCCGCCACTTATATGCTTTTTAATAAAAAAGACATAAGTGTTATAGAAATAGATACTCCTAAAAATATAAAACTTAATTTAGAAATACAAGATATACAGGTCGAAAAAAATTCAATATCTTGCTCCATAGTAAAAGATGGGGGAGATGACATAGATGCTACCTCAGGTCTTGAAATCTTTGCAAAGGCAGAAGAAATTGAAGAAGGCTTTGAACTATGTGGAGGAGAAGGCGTTGGAGTAGTAACTAAAGAGGGTCTTTTTGTAGAAAAAGGACAACCTGCCATAAATCCAGTACCTAGAGAAATGATAAAAAAAGAAGTCTTAAGTGTACTTCCTAAGGATAAGGGAGTTAGAATAACAATTTTTGTTCCAAGAGGAAGAGAGATTGCTAAGAAAACATTTAACCCTAGATTAGGTATAGTTGATGGAATATCAATACTTGGTACTACAGGAATAGTTTATCCAATGTCAGAAGAGGCCTTAAAGGAATCTATAAGAATTGAAATAAGACAAAAAGCCGTAAATAATAAAGATCTTGTATTTGTATTTGGAAATATGGGAGAAAGATTCTTAAGAGAAAGAGGATACAAAAAAGACAATATAGTTGTTATATCTAATTATGTAGGTTTTTCTATAGAGTGTGCCTTAGCTCAAGGAATAAAGGATTTAACCATAGTAGGACATATAGGAAAGTTAAGCAAGATTGCCTTTGGATGTTTCAATACACATAGTAGGGTTTCAGATGTTAGATTAGAAGTTATAGCCCTAGAGCTTACCTTAATGGGATATGATTTAGAACTAGTAAAAAAAGTTTTAGATCAAAAAACAAGTGAAGGTGCCGTAAGACTTCTTGGAGAGGATTTTCCTATGTTATATGAAAGAATTGGAGAAAAGGTACTAAAGAGATTAGATATATATGCTTATGGTGAAGCAAACTTTAATATTCTTATGTACTATGGATCAAAGGAAATGAAGTTACTATATGAATCTAAAAATTCAAACTTGTTTGATTAA
- a CDS encoding precorrin-8X methylmutase: MDYMKSPMGIEKRSFEIIGSEMHEHNFSEEELQIVKRVIHTTADFEYQDLIEISEGAIEAGVSALKNGAKIYTDTTMALSGMNKRALKELNASVECYVGLEEVFKLAKEKEITRSMAGVELAAKENVDIFVFGNAPTALFKLRELIKEGKANPKLIVAVPVGFVGASESKEDLDELGIPYIRVKGRKGGSTVAAAIINALLYMNYKRDM, encoded by the coding sequence ATGGATTACATGAAAAGCCCTATGGGAATTGAAAAAAGAAGTTTTGAAATTATAGGTTCTGAAATGCATGAACATAATTTTTCAGAAGAGGAATTACAAATAGTAAAAAGAGTTATACATACTACTGCGGATTTTGAATATCAAGATTTAATAGAAATAAGTGAAGGTGCTATAGAGGCAGGAGTTTCTGCATTAAAGAATGGAGCTAAAATATATACTGATACAACAATGGCTTTATCAGGAATGAACAAAAGAGCATTAAAAGAATTAAATGCATCAGTTGAATGCTATGTTGGATTAGAAGAGGTATTTAAATTAGCTAAAGAAAAAGAAATAACTAGATCAATGGCAGGAGTTGAACTTGCAGCAAAGGAAAATGTAGATATATTTGTTTTTGGAAACGCTCCAACTGCCTTATTTAAACTTAGAGAACTTATTAAGGAAGGAAAAGCTAATCCAAAGCTTATAGTAGCAGTTCCAGTTGGTTTTGTAGGGGCTAGTGAGAGTAAAGAAGATTTAGATGAACTTGGAATTCCTTATATAAGAGTTAAGGGAAGAAAAGGTGGAAGTACAGTAGCAGCAGCTATAATAAATGCATTACTTTATATGAATTATAAAAGAGATATGTAA
- a CDS encoding 3D domain-containing protein yields MQKRILSALIAMAISISATHVVFADTVNDKKSTIQENKVKYSQLDNEVISLNSQVSKLNNEIEDLNAKLEDNKAKMKDTEENLKETESKVSTLKTEIDEKQSVLGKRMRAMYKSKDSMNPVVFLLKSEDLSDLITRIDALARVTALDKNLIQSLDEQKDSLNSDIKKLERDKAELKELKASTEESLKTLDSKKIEEQKKIDELNKQKEAVLEVIKENEMSLISHSVSVINSSSSINELESAVSTLNQLIPQLNIDSVKEAANNSVQAAKNKIESLKAEEAKKAEEAAKNNAANSSNTTSSNNSSSQPSSDGKYKKTLSMEATAYSGGTLTAMGLKPVRDPGGISTIAVDPSVIPLGSKVYIPGYGYAIASDTGGVIKGNIIDLYMNSHDECISWGRRQVTLHIVAYPGEW; encoded by the coding sequence ATGCAAAAAAGAATTTTGTCAGCATTAATTGCTATGGCAATTAGTATTTCAGCTACTCATGTAGTTTTTGCTGATACAGTAAATGATAAGAAATCTACTATACAGGAGAATAAAGTAAAATATTCACAATTAGATAATGAAGTTATTTCACTTAACTCTCAAGTGTCAAAACTTAATAATGAAATTGAAGATTTAAATGCTAAGTTAGAAGATAATAAGGCTAAAATGAAAGATACAGAAGAGAATTTAAAAGAGACAGAAAGCAAAGTAAGCACTTTAAAAACTGAAATAGATGAAAAACAATCTGTTTTAGGAAAAAGAATGCGTGCTATGTATAAAAGTAAGGATTCTATGAATCCCGTAGTTTTCTTGCTTAAGTCTGAAGACTTATCAGATTTAATAACAAGAATAGACGCTTTAGCAAGGGTTACAGCTTTAGATAAAAATCTTATACAAAGTTTAGATGAGCAAAAAGATTCTCTTAATAGTGATATTAAAAAGTTAGAGAGAGATAAAGCTGAACTTAAAGAATTGAAAGCTTCAACTGAGGAATCTCTTAAAACCTTAGATAGTAAAAAAATTGAAGAACAAAAGAAAATTGATGAATTAAATAAACAAAAAGAGGCTGTTTTAGAAGTAATTAAAGAAAATGAAATGTCTTTAATATCTCATTCAGTTTCAGTTATAAATTCAAGTTCATCAATTAATGAACTTGAAAGTGCAGTAAGCACATTGAATCAATTAATACCACAACTTAACATTGATTCTGTAAAAGAGGCAGCTAACAATTCTGTACAAGCTGCTAAAAATAAAATTGAATCATTAAAAGCTGAAGAAGCTAAAAAAGCAGAGGAAGCTGCTAAAAATAATGCTGCAAACTCTTCAAATACTACTAGCAGTAATAATAGTTCTAGCCAACCTAGTAGCGATGGCAAGTATAAGAAAACACTTTCTATGGAAGCCACTGCATATAGTGGTGGAACCTTAACAGCTATGGGACTTAAACCTGTAAGAGATCCAGGTGGAATAAGTACAATAGCAGTTGATCCTAGTGTAATTCCTTTAGGATCAAAAGTGTACATCCCTGGTTATGGTTATGCTATAGCATCAGATACAGGTGGAGTTATAAAGGGAAATATTATTGACCTTTACATGAACTCTCATGATGAATGTATATCTTGGGGAAGACGTCAAGTTACATTACACATAGTTGCTTATCCTGGTGAATGGTAA
- a CDS encoding ABC transporter substrate-binding protein has translation MRRKRILGLATIGLVFSLALAGCTGSSKESTASKNTEEGYPVTISTYDQSGKEFQETFESKPKRVISTNQTTTEIMLDLDLQDSLVGTSFMDSPILPRLEDKYKNINVLSETYPSKEAVLALNPDLIMGWKSVFSDKNLGSVESWNEKGVKTFIQRNSGISKEQTLDDVYYDINDIGKIFNIEEKSTKYVDDMKERINNISEKIKSVKEPMKVLVIEGEGENKYRVYGPKTLVSDMVSKAGGTNVAKESGSVGVENIIEMNPDAIVLIHYLNQNKDNKEEKALLENPALKNVTAIKENKIIYTPLSETYAGGARTVEGIERIAKGLYPDLLK, from the coding sequence ATGAGAAGAAAAAGAATTTTAGGTTTAGCTACTATAGGGTTAGTATTTTCCTTAGCTTTAGCAGGATGTACTGGAAGTTCAAAGGAAAGTACAGCTTCAAAAAACACTGAGGAAGGTTACCCAGTAACAATAAGTACATATGATCAAAGTGGAAAGGAATTTCAGGAAACTTTTGAAAGTAAACCTAAGAGGGTTATTAGTACAAATCAAACTACTACAGAAATAATGCTTGATTTAGATTTACAGGATTCCTTAGTTGGAACATCATTTATGGATAGTCCTATACTTCCAAGATTAGAAGATAAGTATAAAAATATAAATGTTCTATCAGAAACATATCCAAGTAAGGAAGCTGTTTTAGCTTTAAATCCAGATTTAATAATGGGATGGAAAAGTGTATTTTCAGATAAAAATCTAGGTTCTGTAGAATCATGGAATGAAAAAGGGGTTAAAACTTTTATTCAAAGAAACTCTGGTATTTCAAAAGAGCAGACTTTAGATGATGTTTATTATGATATAAATGATATAGGTAAGATATTTAATATAGAAGAAAAATCAACTAAATATGTTGATGATATGAAAGAAAGAATAAATAATATTTCTGAAAAGATAAAATCAGTTAAAGAACCTATGAAAGTTTTAGTAATAGAAGGTGAAGGAGAAAATAAATATAGAGTTTATGGACCTAAAACCTTAGTTTCAGATATGGTTTCAAAAGCTGGTGGTACTAATGTGGCAAAGGAATCAGGTAGTGTTGGAGTTGAGAATATAATAGAAATGAACCCAGATGCTATAGTTCTTATACATTACTTAAATCAAAATAAAGATAACAAAGAAGAAAAAGCATTATTAGAAAATCCAGCTTTAAAAAATGTAACTGCAATAAAAGAAAATAAAATAATATATACTCCTCTTTCAGAAACATATGCAGGTGGTGCAAGAACTGTAGAGGGAATAGAAAGAATAGCAAAGGGATTATACCCAGACTTATTAAAATAA
- the cbiG gene encoding cobalt-precorrin 5A hydrolase, translating into MIGIISVTEKGDFIGDKLKDFFEENNISFKGIYKSKCEDFSLKGATQEMFETCKNIIFISSTGIAVRAITPFIVKKDKDPGIVVVDVNNKFTISLAGGHIGGANELTLEVSKVLNNIPVITTATDNQNKVAPDMVAKSNNLIIEDLKKAKDMASRLVNNKKVYFLDDNNLIKLPLGYESTYLLKDNTLWITNKEKSEEENLKGVLRLIRKNILLGVGCRKGVPSQELIDFVKYSLKDLNIDKRAVLKIGSIDLKKEEKAILDLSEYLNCPFETFSKDEIKSVQDEFEGSDFVEKSVGVRAVSEPAVLLMNGNIIVNKLKKNGMTLTIGELKR; encoded by the coding sequence ATGATTGGAATAATAAGTGTTACTGAAAAGGGAGACTTTATAGGGGATAAGCTTAAGGATTTTTTTGAAGAAAATAATATTAGTTTCAAAGGAATTTATAAAAGTAAATGTGAAGATTTTTCTTTAAAAGGAGCCACACAGGAAATGTTTGAAACTTGTAAGAATATTATTTTTATAAGTTCAACAGGAATTGCAGTTAGGGCTATAACTCCTTTTATAGTAAAAAAAGATAAGGATCCAGGGATTGTTGTGGTTGATGTAAACAATAAGTTTACTATAAGTTTAGCAGGAGGACACATTGGTGGAGCCAATGAATTAACTTTAGAAGTAAGCAAAGTTTTAAATAATATTCCAGTTATAACAACTGCAACAGATAACCAAAATAAAGTTGCACCAGACATGGTTGCTAAAAGTAATAATCTTATTATAGAAGATTTAAAAAAGGCTAAAGACATGGCTTCAAGGTTAGTAAACAATAAAAAAGTTTATTTTTTAGATGATAATAATTTAATTAAATTGCCTTTAGGTTATGAAAGTACATATTTATTAAAAGACAATACTCTTTGGATAACTAATAAGGAAAAAAGTGAAGAGGAAAATCTTAAGGGAGTTTTAAGATTAATAAGAAAAAATATATTACTTGGAGTAGGTTGTAGAAAAGGAGTGCCTTCACAAGAGTTAATAGATTTTGTTAAATATTCACTTAAGGATTTAAATATTGATAAGAGAGCTGTCTTAAAAATAGGATCAATAGATTTGAAAAAAGAGGAAAAGGCTATTTTAGATTTAAGTGAATATTTAAATTGTCCTTTTGAAACATTTTCTAAGGATGAGATTAAGAGTGTTCAAGATGAATTTGAAGGCAGTGATTTTGTAGAAAAATCTGTTGGAGTAAGAGCTGTATCAGAGCCAGCAGTTCTTTTAATGAATGGAAATATTATAGTAAATAAACTAAAGAAAAATGGAATGACGTTAACTATTGGAGAGCTTAAAAGGTAA
- the cobM gene encoding precorrin-4 C(11)-methyltransferase — MLYFIGAGPGAVDLITVRGRNLLEKADVVIYAGSLVSKEHLDVCKEGVKIYNSASMTLEEVVEVIKENDGEDKVIVRLHTGDPSIYGAIKEQMDELDKFNIQYEVVPGVSSFTAAASAIKKEFTLPSVTQTVILTRVEGRTPVPETEDLEKLAGIGASMALFLSISMIDKVVEKLKRGYGREDVPIAVISRATWDDQEIIIGTLENISEKVKEAGINKCAQILVGDFIDCNYEKSLLYDKHFTHMFRKGIE; from the coding sequence ATGTTATATTTTATAGGTGCAGGTCCAGGAGCTGTTGATTTAATAACTGTTAGAGGAAGAAATTTATTAGAAAAAGCAGATGTTGTAATATATGCAGGATCTTTAGTAAGCAAAGAACATTTAGATGTTTGTAAAGAAGGAGTTAAAATATATAACTCAGCTTCAATGACTTTAGAAGAGGTAGTTGAAGTTATAAAAGAAAATGATGGTGAAGATAAAGTAATAGTAAGACTTCACACTGGAGATCCATCAATATATGGAGCTATTAAGGAACAAATGGATGAACTAGATAAGTTCAATATACAATATGAGGTTGTACCAGGAGTAAGTTCCTTTACAGCAGCAGCTTCAGCTATAAAGAAAGAGTTTACTCTTCCATCAGTAACTCAAACTGTTATATTAACTAGAGTTGAAGGAAGAACACCAGTACCAGAGACAGAGGATTTAGAAAAGTTAGCAGGAATAGGAGCTTCTATGGCATTATTCCTTTCTATATCAATGATTGATAAGGTAGTTGAAAAATTAAAAAGAGGATATGGAAGAGAAGATGTTCCTATAGCTGTAATTTCTAGAGCAACATGGGATGATCAAGAAATAATCATAGGAACACTAGAAAATATATCAGAAAAGGTTAAGGAAGCTGGTATAAATAAATGTGCTCAAATATTAGTTGGAGATTTCATTGACTGTAATTATGAGAAGAGTCTTCTTTATGATAAGCATTTTACTCATATGTTCAGAAAAGGAATTGAATAA
- a CDS encoding cobalt-factor II C(20)-methyltransferase, producing MAILYGIGVGPGDSELLTIKAVKAIENSHVIVAPSAEEGGESIALIAAQEYIKEGTEIAVKHFPMGKKNRELKVKEAYDFILEKLKEGKNVSFLTIGDPYVYSTYIHLLNYVEDHGFHVKTIPGITSFCAAASIVDRTLVVGNEPLLVLPAGRVHDIKDEKFVVIMKVYKKEEEVLDVLEEKGFDYVLVSRAGREGEKVLKTREEILNHRDYMSLILASK from the coding sequence ATGGCAATATTATATGGAATAGGTGTAGGACCAGGAGATAGTGAACTATTAACAATAAAGGCAGTAAAGGCTATTGAAAATAGTCATGTTATAGTAGCACCAAGTGCAGAAGAAGGTGGAGAGAGCATAGCATTAATAGCAGCTCAGGAATACATAAAAGAAGGAACAGAAATAGCTGTTAAACATTTCCCAATGGGAAAGAAAAACAGAGAATTAAAAGTTAAAGAGGCTTATGACTTTATTTTAGAAAAACTTAAAGAAGGAAAAAATGTAAGTTTCTTAACTATAGGGGATCCTTATGTTTATAGTACTTATATACATTTATTAAATTATGTAGAAGACCATGGTTTCCATGTAAAAACTATTCCAGGAATAACATCTTTCTGTGCTGCAGCTAGCATAGTTGATAGAACATTAGTTGTAGGTAATGAACCATTACTTGTTCTTCCAGCAGGTAGAGTACATGACATAAAAGATGAAAAGTTCGTTGTAATAATGAAAGTTTATAAAAAAGAAGAAGAAGTTTTAGATGTTTTAGAAGAAAAAGGATTTGATTATGTTCTAGTTAGTAGAGCAGGTAGAGAAGGGGAAAAAGTTTTAAAAACTAGAGAAGAGATCTTAAATCATAGAGATTACATGTCTTTAATACTAGCAAGTAAATAG
- a CDS encoding cobalt-precorrin-6A reductase — MIALILGTSEGREFLQNLKGFEDKIVISTATEYGGELLKEFPVAFMNTKPLDEEGLLNFAKEFNLKGIVDASHPYAKNVSENTIKVCKKLNIEYIRYERNGVLKELDNPNIIRISGLDKLKELDSTINGPILNTTGSNGVKQILESSLENRVIHRVLPSKKVMNDLIDLGVKIEDIIAIKGPIGYELNKAFIDEYKAKALLTKDSGERGGALEKAKATLDSNIKLIIVEKPKVDYGRCFSDIDETVKYIKNILK; from the coding sequence GTGATTGCACTTATATTAGGAACTTCAGAAGGAAGAGAGTTTTTACAAAATCTTAAGGGATTTGAAGATAAAATAGTTATATCTACAGCTACAGAATATGGTGGGGAACTTTTAAAAGAATTCCCTGTTGCATTTATGAATACAAAACCTTTAGATGAAGAAGGACTTTTAAATTTTGCTAAAGAATTTAATTTAAAAGGAATAGTTGATGCTTCTCATCCTTATGCAAAGAATGTTAGTGAAAACACAATAAAAGTATGTAAGAAATTAAACATAGAATACATAAGATATGAAAGAAATGGTGTACTAAAAGAGTTAGACAATCCTAATATTATTAGAATAAGTGGATTAGACAAGCTTAAAGAATTAGACTCTACTATTAATGGACCAATTTTAAATACCACAGGAAGTAATGGAGTAAAGCAGATATTAGAATCTTCTCTTGAAAATAGAGTTATTCATAGAGTATTACCTTCAAAAAAGGTTATGAATGATCTTATAGATTTAGGGGTTAAGATAGAAGATATAATTGCTATAAAAGGCCCTATTGGCTATGAACTTAATAAGGCTTTTATAGATGAATACAAGGCAAAGGCTCTTTTAACTAAAGATAGTGGTGAAAGAGGAGGAGCTTTAGAAAAAGCAAAGGCTACACTAGATTCAAATATTAAATTAATAATAGTTGAAAAGCCTAAGGTGGATTATGGTAGATGTTTTTCTGATATAGATGAAACAGTAAAATACATTAAAAATATTTTGAAATAA